One window of the Oncorhynchus gorbuscha isolate QuinsamMale2020 ecotype Even-year linkage group LG17, OgorEven_v1.0, whole genome shotgun sequence genome contains the following:
- the LOC124002312 gene encoding translation initiation factor IF-2-like has translation MSGDQPESSQRTAREQPESSRRAAGEKPESSQREAREQPERSQRAAREQPERSQRAAREQPERSQRAAREQPESSQRAARKKPESSQRAAREQPESSQRAARKKPESSQRAAREQPESSQKEAREQPERSQRAAREQPERSQRAAGKQPESSRRAAGELLESSRRAAGEQPEGCRRAAGEQPESSRRAAREQPESSQSHW, from the coding sequence ATGAGTGGAGATCAGCCGGAGAGCAGCCAGCGAACAGCCAGAGAGCAGCCAGAGAGCAGCCGGAGAGCAGCCGGAGAGAAGCCAGAGAGCAGCCAGAGAGAAGCCAGAGAGCAGCCAGAGAGAAGCCAGAGAGCAGCCAGAGAGCAGCCAGAAAGAAGCCAGAGAGCAGCCAGAGAGCAGCCAGAAAGAAGCCAGAGAGCAGCCAGAGAGCAGCCAGAGAGCAGCCAGAGAGCAGCCAGAAAGAAGCCAGAGAGCAGCCAGAGAGCAGCCAGAGAGCAGCCAGAGAGCAGCCAGAGAGCAGCCAGAAAGAAGCCAGAGAGCAGCCAGAGAGCAGCCAGAGAGCAGCCAGAGAGCAGCCAGAAAGAAGCCAGAGAGCAGCCAGAAAGAAGCCAGAGAGCAGCCAGAGAGCAGCCAGAAAGAAGCCAGAGAGCAGCCGGAAAGCAGCCGGAGAGCAGCCGGAGAGCAGCCGGAGAGCTGCTGGAGAGCAGCCGGAGAGCAGCCGGAGAGCAGCCGGAGGGCTGCCGGAGAGCAGCCGGAGAGCAGCCGGAAAGCAGCCGGAGAGCAGCCAGAGAGCAGCCAGAGAGCAGCCAGAGCCACTGGTAG